Proteins encoded within one genomic window of Lysinibacillus louembei:
- a CDS encoding AraC family transcriptional regulator — MKDVVQRMIDWTEDHLFEGFSLLEMSGKMGYSPYYCSFKFHQITGISLKRYMALRRIYLSSIALRDTEERILDIALNHGYSTQESYTRAFKEIFGVSPNSYRQKPMPLQSYVKLAIRTEEMYIMDISKKLRIEDLQYGLKEQFDTSILNILNGEDMFKKFKEQQLMGASDYAPFNEAMCVHETTFPIFEDTFNEMRAQGHKVALHDYEAITLAPLKNTLFSKKYDCIVLWFGEDMFCQMNLLTMLAYLEQINYEGVIYYYAVQEQTYDVNETILPLGIYQALYKAVLIEKRMPNEKVMPVMYQGIKLYLELQKEANDITKYIDAHKQMVTEELVRNLLKVFPQYGLGDTQYIEIINKISR, encoded by the coding sequence ATGAAGGATGTCGTACAAAGGATGATTGATTGGACAGAAGACCATTTATTTGAAGGCTTTTCGTTACTTGAAATGAGCGGAAAAATGGGGTATTCCCCTTATTATTGCTCGTTTAAATTCCATCAAATAACAGGGATAAGCTTAAAGCGTTATATGGCATTAAGAAGAATTTATCTTTCTTCGATTGCTTTAAGGGATACGGAGGAAAGAATATTAGATATTGCATTAAATCACGGATATTCTACGCAGGAGTCGTATACAAGAGCCTTTAAAGAAATATTCGGTGTTAGTCCAAATAGTTACCGTCAAAAACCGATGCCATTACAATCATATGTAAAACTCGCAATCAGAACAGAGGAGATGTATATAATGGATATTTCAAAAAAATTACGAATTGAAGATTTGCAGTATGGGCTGAAGGAGCAATTTGATACAAGCATATTAAATATTTTAAATGGGGAGGATATGTTTAAAAAATTCAAGGAACAACAGTTAATGGGGGCAAGTGATTATGCACCATTTAATGAAGCGATGTGTGTTCATGAAACGACTTTCCCAATTTTCGAGGATACGTTTAATGAAATGAGGGCACAAGGGCATAAGGTGGCACTTCACGATTATGAAGCTATTACATTAGCGCCTTTAAAAAATACGCTGTTTTCTAAAAAATATGACTGTATTGTACTATGGTTTGGTGAAGATATGTTTTGTCAAATGAACCTATTAACGATGCTTGCTTATTTGGAGCAAATAAACTATGAAGGTGTAATTTATTATTACGCCGTGCAGGAGCAGACATATGATGTGAATGAAACGATACTACCATTAGGAATTTATCAGGCTTTATACAAAGCGGTGTTAATTGAAAAACGCATGCCAAATGAGAAGGTGATGCCTGTGATGTACCAAGGAATTAAATTATATTTGGAGCTGCAAAAGGAAGCGAATGATATAACGAAGTATATTGATGCACACAAACAAATGGTGACAGAGGAATTAGTACGAAACTTGCTAAAGGTATTTCCACAGTATGGCTTAGGGGATACGCAATATATTGAAATAATAAATAAAATTTCCCGATAG
- a CDS encoding SMI1/KNR4 family protein, with protein MIRDVLYSKKWIMEWYKPATVEEIQQVEKELQIVLPKVYKELLFLSNGVLGNLVKLYTTGELIEMNKTYEVQAYAPGYVSIGNDHGGYHLLMKAEEDVVHFQLVSDGYGIPVESDVTDHFLSWLNSDEGDPWRNE; from the coding sequence ATGATTAGAGATGTGCTTTATTCTAAAAAGTGGATTATGGAATGGTATAAGCCAGCAACAGTAGAAGAAATTCAGCAGGTTGAAAAAGAGCTACAAATCGTTCTCCCAAAAGTATATAAAGAGCTTTTGTTTCTCTCAAATGGAGTGCTTGGCAATTTAGTTAAGCTATATACAACGGGTGAATTAATCGAAATGAATAAAACATATGAAGTGCAAGCTTATGCCCCAGGTTATGTTTCGATTGGAAATGATCATGGTGGCTACCATCTTTTAATGAAGGCGGAGGAAGATGTCGTTCATTTCCAATTAGTAAGTGATGGATATGGTATCCCTGTAGAAAGTGATGTAACAGACCATTTTCTGTCATGGCTAAATAGTGATGAGGGAGACCCATGGAGAAATGAATAA
- a CDS encoding ASCH domain-containing protein yields the protein MNKIQLFWEAFCQEKNLQNIVYTDAFQFGVEADWLADLVCQGKKTATTSGHVFYELENEALPQVGEYSIVLNSHDEPVAIIEIQSVEVVPMNEVTEDFALAEGEGDYQYWWDAHVRFFTSQLKAYDLKFTPDMLVVCERFKKVYSTSS from the coding sequence ATGAACAAAATACAGCTTTTTTGGGAAGCATTTTGCCAAGAAAAAAATTTGCAAAATATTGTCTACACGGATGCATTTCAATTTGGTGTAGAGGCTGATTGGTTAGCTGATTTAGTCTGCCAAGGTAAGAAAACAGCTACCACTTCAGGACATGTTTTTTACGAGCTTGAAAATGAAGCATTGCCACAAGTAGGTGAATATTCAATTGTTTTAAATAGTCATGATGAACCTGTCGCCATCATTGAAATACAATCTGTTGAAGTGGTGCCTATGAACGAAGTAACAGAGGATTTTGCTTTGGCAGAAGGTGAAGGAGATTATCAATATTGGTGGGATGCCCATGTTCGCTTCTTTACATCGCAGTTAAAGGCATATGACCTAAAATTTACACCTGATATGCTTGTCGTTTGCGAGCGCTTTAAAAAGGTTTATTCCACAAGTAGTTAA
- a CDS encoding YwqG family protein codes for MREDWRKQAIVDVLTKYGVAQNQELTSLFLEHAKVAFRFELVGEETYEEVGNSRIAGQPDLPPSIEWPCTQEEEAYTFLAQINLNELPFLPSEDWPSTGMLYFFIGLDEPAYNIDHKVIYYNGDLTNLALTDLPEGVEEVNADEREFISHQVTWQPHLSLPDLGEDSDVLCAEYEELYTEVCDVSDALAGGLQSWAGETQLDAYLCRNGLEALLFNTYKIPERLEGEAQQALTDGRNQYADHLEKVVIPLLRQYKECEAQHEQAARNWQILFSLSSLNEVNMCWWDAGYLEFLIDIEDLKEGRFDNIYLNLATS; via the coding sequence ATGCGAGAGGATTGGCGTAAACAAGCGATTGTAGATGTATTAACTAAATATGGCGTTGCACAAAATCAAGAGTTAACGAGCTTATTTTTAGAGCATGCGAAAGTAGCATTCCGTTTTGAGCTTGTAGGTGAAGAAACATATGAAGAGGTGGGAAACAGTCGCATAGCGGGACAACCAGACTTACCACCCTCTATCGAATGGCCCTGCACGCAAGAGGAAGAAGCATACACTTTCTTAGCCCAAATTAATTTAAATGAGCTGCCATTTTTACCTTCAGAGGATTGGCCGTCAACGGGAATGCTGTATTTTTTTATAGGCTTGGACGAGCCAGCCTATAATATTGATCATAAAGTCATTTATTATAATGGTGATTTAACGAATTTAGCATTAACTGATTTACCGGAAGGGGTAGAAGAAGTCAATGCGGATGAGCGAGAGTTTATTTCACATCAAGTGACATGGCAACCACATTTATCATTGCCTGATTTAGGTGAGGATTCAGATGTTTTGTGTGCAGAGTATGAAGAGCTTTATACAGAAGTATGTGATGTCAGCGATGCGCTTGCTGGGGGATTGCAATCATGGGCAGGGGAGACACAGCTTGATGCTTATTTATGTCGTAATGGACTGGAGGCATTATTGTTTAATACGTATAAGATACCAGAACGATTAGAGGGGGAAGCACAACAAGCATTGACAGATGGACGTAATCAATATGCTGATCACCTTGAAAAAGTAGTCATACCGCTTCTACGACAATATAAAGAATGTGAAGCGCAGCATGAGCAAGCTGCGAGAAATTGGCAAATATTATTCTCTTTATCATCGTTAAATGAAGTGAATATGTGCTGGTGGGACGCAGGGTACTTAGAATTTTTAATTGATATTGAAGATTTAAAAGAAGGTCGCTTTGACAATATATATCTAAATTTAGCGACAAGTTAA
- a CDS encoding MOSC domain-containing protein, which yields MEKNRATIYTLAIGMPKELRYGDGRSMVTGIAKQQVPNVYLASRGFEGDDVADKKHHGGPDRAICLYPLEHYAQWQQELGKTLPTAAFGENLTVTNMLEADVYIGDIYKIGDAVIQITQGRVPCSTIDKYTEATTLLKRLIETGYTGYLGRVLEEGTIYADSPIELIEKDSAGISVLYCNEVYFQNKDADAMQRILAVEALADEWKQKLEKRIQVLQSRAVGKS from the coding sequence TTGGAAAAGAATAGAGCAACAATTTATACACTTGCTATCGGTATGCCAAAAGAATTGCGTTATGGTGATGGGCGTTCCATGGTTACAGGGATTGCAAAACAACAAGTACCAAATGTTTATTTAGCAAGTCGTGGATTTGAGGGGGACGATGTAGCAGATAAAAAACATCATGGTGGACCTGATCGCGCTATCTGTTTATATCCTTTGGAGCATTATGCACAATGGCAGCAGGAGCTAGGGAAAACATTGCCAACAGCAGCCTTTGGTGAAAATTTAACCGTAACAAATATGCTAGAGGCAGATGTTTATATTGGCGATATTTACAAAATTGGTGATGCAGTCATTCAAATTACACAAGGACGTGTTCCATGTAGCACGATTGATAAATACACAGAGGCGACTACATTATTGAAACGTTTGATTGAAACTGGTTATACAGGATACCTTGGGCGAGTGTTAGAGGAAGGAACGATTTATGCAGATTCGCCAATTGAACTAATCGAAAAAGACTCTGCAGGCATTTCTGTATTGTATTGCAATGAAGTGTATTTCCAAAATAAAGATGCAGATGCAATGCAGCGTATTTTAGCCGTAGAAGCACTTGCAGATGAGTGGAAACAAAAATTGGAGAAAAGAATTCAAGTGTTGCAAAGTCGCGCAGTTGGAAAAAGTTAA
- a CDS encoding DUF5316 family protein — protein sequence MKIRYFLYGIMLALGSIIIAFILGDVQKVIRIAGTIGGILLILTMFFSGVFVNGDRLRANLATESSEQKNRRHRYEEIFLFMSLPCLIVAAIFYYIF from the coding sequence ATGAAAATAAGGTACTTTCTTTATGGGATTATGCTAGCTTTAGGATCCATTATCATTGCGTTTATTTTAGGTGATGTACAAAAAGTGATTCGAATAGCAGGAACAATAGGTGGTATTTTATTAATACTTACAATGTTCTTTTCGGGTGTGTTCGTAAATGGAGATCGTTTACGTGCTAATTTAGCTACAGAATCAAGTGAGCAAAAAAATAGGCGCCATAGATATGAAGAAATATTTTTATTTATGTCACTGCCATGTTTGATTGTCGCAGCTATATTTTATTATATATTTTAA
- the srtB gene encoding class B sortase, which translates to MSKIRKLLIVFFTVVLIYSLAVLAKTYLQNYADNQQIKELAAIRYQAIPKGEEKLAKQELQTPTMLPEFQKLYQRNSDIIGWLKIDGTRIDYPIMQSKQDPHYYLKHDFDQKENINGLPFLDEYSDIVDSNILLIHGHHMKSGSMFADLEKYKKERFYKEHATFQFSTLYEQEEYEIVAVILSKVYTQTEDVFKYYHIEGIKTSDEFDLYIRNIKQQALYDTGVTAQYGDKLIILSTCEYSTENGRLAVVARKYR; encoded by the coding sequence GTGAGTAAAATAAGAAAACTTCTTATCGTCTTTTTTACTGTTGTACTTATTTATTCTTTAGCAGTTCTTGCAAAAACCTATTTGCAAAATTATGCTGATAATCAGCAAATAAAAGAATTAGCAGCAATACGCTACCAAGCAATACCTAAAGGTGAGGAAAAGCTTGCTAAGCAAGAGCTACAAACACCAACGATGCTTCCTGAATTTCAGAAGCTTTATCAGCGAAATTCAGATATTATAGGGTGGCTGAAAATAGATGGAACACGTATTGATTATCCGATTATGCAAAGTAAGCAGGACCCGCACTACTATTTGAAGCATGATTTTGATCAAAAGGAAAACATCAACGGGCTTCCTTTTTTAGATGAATATAGCGATATAGTAGATTCTAATATTTTGCTTATTCATGGGCATCATATGAAGAGTGGCTCAATGTTTGCCGACTTAGAAAAGTACAAAAAAGAGCGCTTTTATAAGGAGCATGCGACATTTCAATTTAGCACGCTTTATGAGCAAGAGGAATATGAAATTGTAGCGGTCATTTTGTCGAAGGTATATACCCAAACAGAGGATGTTTTTAAATATTATCATATTGAGGGAATCAAAACATCTGATGAATTTGACTTGTATATCCGAAATATTAAGCAGCAGGCACTTTATGATACAGGTGTGACAGCACAATATGGAGATAAGCTGATTATACTTTCCACGTGCGAGTATTCAACCGAAAATGGTCGATTAGCGGTAGTGGCTCGGAAGTATAGATAA
- a CDS encoding GNAT family N-acetyltransferase: MTLFSQTIIDFWDSSFNGEIFYNDDYFCCIINPHLKESRRLMVLTTANGKVSVVMTPTIATKLQLVKEQPISEEIFRNKLEEIGILLHSADHIFYFTEKEKEKVCTETATKNIRQLTEQDVEVFSEFENSASEQDLDDAYVELDHWAVFGSFAEERLACASSMYPWSDNTKLADLGVLTLSQFRGQGHARKVVRAISQYAYEKGYEPQYRCQLDNTASISLAKACELTLFGQWEVISPDSP, translated from the coding sequence ATGACTTTATTTTCACAAACAATTATAGACTTTTGGGATAGCTCATTTAATGGTGAAATTTTTTATAATGATGATTATTTTTGTTGCATTATTAACCCACATTTAAAGGAAAGTCGCCGTCTTATGGTGCTAACAACAGCAAATGGTAAAGTTTCCGTTGTTATGACACCTACTATCGCAACTAAGCTACAGCTTGTAAAGGAACAGCCTATATCTGAAGAAATCTTCCGGAATAAATTGGAGGAAATAGGAATCCTATTGCATAGTGCAGATCACATTTTTTATTTTACGGAAAAAGAAAAGGAGAAAGTGTGCACAGAAACTGCTACTAAAAATATACGTCAACTAACAGAACAGGATGTAGAAGTATTTTCAGAATTTGAAAATTCAGCATCAGAGCAAGATTTAGATGATGCTTATGTGGAATTAGACCATTGGGCTGTGTTCGGCTCCTTTGCAGAAGAGCGCTTAGCATGTGCCTCTAGCATGTACCCTTGGTCAGACAACACAAAGCTTGCTGATTTAGGGGTTTTAACCCTATCACAGTTTCGTGGACAGGGACATGCTCGCAAAGTAGTACGTGCGATTAGCCAATATGCTTATGAAAAAGGCTATGAGCCACAATATCGATGTCAGCTAGATAATACAGCATCCATTTCTCTAGCAAAGGCATGTGAATTGACATTGTTTGGTCAATGGGAGGTTATTTCACCCGATTCACCGTAA
- a CDS encoding stalk domain-containing protein, whose protein sequence is MSKIYKSFIGCMLIVMLVMMIGDKAMAANSAPAGVIVNGKSVVFTSKTGYPYADKKGINMVPFNPIMKATGAAIGFDKANNTAIVVTEHDRIEVPVGESYFYNNNTEIALGAVAVKKDGKVYVPFKALKAILESADFTVEWDKKTKTINAYTFKFNKNEYVPYSTSSAKTLVTEVLKGNVVYIKGKYYATPKYVKMLTNTEVIYLSDDLNKAIYPEYNRYSFSSSSDFEYIPKDWVSITNLVENGISFAAYGANRYGPERKEFYSVGRTGVVIIYKMPSLPDDFMTNPVPGVYEGITIKVERGKIYFKQEDLIKYNILKEPIF, encoded by the coding sequence TTGAGTAAAATATACAAAAGCTTCATTGGGTGTATGTTAATAGTAATGCTAGTCATGATGATTGGTGATAAAGCTATGGCGGCGAATAGTGCGCCGGCTGGTGTAATTGTCAATGGGAAATCAGTTGTTTTCACAAGCAAAACAGGCTATCCATATGCTGATAAAAAGGGAATTAATATGGTGCCTTTCAATCCAATAATGAAAGCAACGGGGGCAGCGATTGGATTTGATAAGGCAAATAATACGGCTATCGTAGTGACAGAGCATGATCGAATTGAGGTACCTGTTGGTGAAAGCTATTTTTACAACAATAATACAGAGATAGCTTTGGGAGCGGTTGCAGTAAAGAAAGATGGTAAAGTTTATGTGCCTTTCAAGGCCTTAAAAGCCATTTTAGAGTCAGCAGATTTTACAGTGGAATGGGATAAAAAAACAAAAACAATCAATGCCTATACTTTTAAATTTAATAAGAATGAGTATGTCCCATATTCGACATCAAGTGCAAAAACACTTGTCACAGAAGTTTTAAAAGGGAATGTTGTTTATATAAAAGGAAAATACTATGCAACGCCTAAATATGTGAAAATGCTGACGAATACAGAGGTTATATATCTTAGCGATGATTTAAACAAAGCTATTTATCCAGAATATAATAGATACTCATTCTCATCATCATCTGATTTTGAATATATACCAAAAGATTGGGTATCTATAACTAACTTGGTCGAAAATGGGATTTCATTTGCGGCATATGGTGCGAATCGTTATGGTCCTGAACGAAAAGAATTCTATTCAGTAGGGAGAACGGGTGTTGTTATTATCTATAAAATGCCGAGTTTACCAGATGATTTCATGACGAATCCAGTTCCAGGAGTGTATGAAGGCATTACAATTAAAGTTGAAAGAGGGAAGATTTATTTTAAACAAGAAGATTTGATTAAATATAATATTTTAAAAGAACCAATTTTCTAA
- a CDS encoding NCS2 family permease has protein sequence MKKYFEFDKLGTNYQREILGGFTTFLAMAYILVVNPMTLTLQDVPDLPEALRMNYGAVFVATAVAAAIGSFIMGIFARYPLALAPGLGLNAFFAYTVILTNGSPWQHALAAVFVSGVFFLILTLTGLREKLINAIPMELKLAVGAGIGLFIAFIGLKNAEIVVANPATFVGIGNLTDPKVLLAIFGIIITVIFLVRGVKAGVFLGMAITAVAGMIFGLVNLPSGVVAMPPSIAPTFGSLFSAFGDTEFYTLSMLSVILTFLFVDFFDNAGTLMAVANQAGFVKDNKLPRAGRALVSDSIATIVGSIFGTSTITSFVESSSGVAAGARTGFASIVTGVLFLLSLFFLPLLSVVTPAVTAPALIVVGVLMVASLGKIEWGKFEVAVPAFFTMLMMPLTFSIATGVAIGFVFYPLTMVVKGRAKDVHPIMYVFGLIFLLYLATATH, from the coding sequence ATGAAAAAATATTTCGAGTTTGATAAACTTGGAACAAACTACCAAAGAGAAATTCTTGGTGGATTCACAACATTTTTAGCAATGGCTTATATTTTAGTCGTTAACCCTATGACGTTAACGCTACAAGATGTGCCTGACTTACCAGAAGCACTTCGTATGAATTATGGAGCAGTATTCGTAGCAACTGCTGTTGCAGCAGCAATCGGCTCATTTATTATGGGGATTTTCGCTCGTTATCCATTGGCACTGGCACCAGGCTTAGGATTAAATGCATTTTTTGCATATACAGTTATTTTAACGAATGGTAGCCCTTGGCAGCATGCATTAGCAGCAGTATTTGTGTCAGGTGTATTTTTCTTAATCTTAACGTTAACAGGTTTACGAGAAAAATTAATTAATGCAATTCCAATGGAGCTAAAATTAGCAGTTGGTGCAGGTATCGGTTTATTTATCGCATTTATCGGTTTAAAAAATGCAGAAATCGTTGTAGCGAATCCAGCGACATTTGTAGGCATTGGTAATTTAACAGATCCAAAAGTGTTATTAGCAATTTTCGGTATTATTATTACAGTTATTTTCTTAGTTCGTGGTGTAAAAGCAGGTGTATTTTTAGGAATGGCGATTACTGCAGTGGCAGGAATGATTTTCGGCTTAGTTAATTTGCCATCAGGCGTTGTTGCTATGCCACCATCTATTGCACCAACATTTGGTTCATTATTCTCAGCATTTGGTGATACAGAGTTTTACACATTATCGATGCTGTCTGTTATTTTAACTTTCTTATTTGTTGATTTCTTTGATAATGCAGGTACATTGATGGCTGTTGCAAATCAAGCAGGCTTTGTGAAAGATAATAAACTACCACGTGCAGGCAGGGCATTAGTTTCTGACTCAATTGCCACAATTGTAGGTTCTATTTTTGGTACATCAACAATTACATCATTTGTAGAGTCTTCATCAGGCGTTGCAGCAGGTGCTCGTACAGGCTTTGCTTCTATCGTAACAGGTGTATTATTCCTATTATCATTGTTCTTTTTACCTTTATTGAGTGTTGTAACACCAGCAGTAACCGCACCTGCTTTAATTGTTGTGGGGGTATTAATGGTAGCTTCGCTAGGGAAAATTGAATGGGGCAAGTTCGAAGTAGCTGTGCCAGCATTCTTTACAATGCTGATGATGCCATTGACATTCTCTATCGCAACAGGCGTAGCAATTGGCTTCGTTTTCTACCCATTAACAATGGTTGTTAAAGGTCGTGCAAAAGACGTTCATCCGATTATGTATGTATTCGGTTTAATTTTCTTACTATATCTTGCAACAGCAACCCATTGA
- a CDS encoding pyridoxal-phosphate-dependent aminotransferase family protein codes for MYENILRHPGPTPIPKRVDLAMSKNIISHRTPEFIELYNETVELAKPIFGTTENILFLPSGGTAALEAAAINTVSAGEDVVIITVGAFGDYFVNICEQHSFRVHKLEKPWGEACTAQELSEFLQDLPSIKAVFITYNETSTGILNPIEELAKVVHEKTDALVIVDGVSCIGGVAPKMDEWGIDILVTGSQKALMLPPGLALVAVNKRAWKVIEANQTQSYYLNLLSYKNWAEKGMTPNTPAIMLLYGLNEACKLINEEGGIEQTAKRHVVMRNMVRAAMTALNIGLLTEDAYASPTVTAIKVPKGIVLADFVAHLKAKYHLDFAGGLGSLQGEIFRFGHMGYCFPSDVLQAVSLMEAALQDFNYDFTAGAGILAAQKVFLESTK; via the coding sequence ATGTATGAAAATATTTTACGTCATCCAGGACCAACACCAATTCCAAAACGTGTTGACCTTGCAATGAGTAAAAACATTATAAGTCATCGTACACCTGAATTTATTGAACTATACAATGAAACAGTGGAATTAGCGAAGCCTATATTCGGTACGACAGAGAATATTCTTTTTTTACCATCAGGGGGCACAGCAGCACTTGAAGCAGCCGCAATCAATACTGTTTCTGCTGGGGAAGATGTTGTCATAATTACAGTAGGGGCATTTGGTGATTATTTCGTCAATATTTGTGAGCAACATAGCTTCCGAGTACACAAGCTAGAGAAGCCTTGGGGCGAGGCATGTACAGCGCAGGAGTTAAGCGAATTTTTACAAGACTTACCCTCGATAAAAGCCGTTTTTATAACATATAACGAAACATCTACAGGCATTTTAAATCCAATCGAGGAATTAGCAAAAGTTGTACATGAAAAAACAGATGCCCTTGTTATCGTTGATGGAGTTAGCTGCATCGGTGGTGTCGCTCCGAAAATGGATGAATGGGGTATTGATATTTTAGTAACTGGCTCACAAAAGGCTTTAATGTTACCCCCTGGTTTAGCACTTGTTGCTGTTAACAAGCGGGCTTGGAAAGTTATAGAAGCGAACCAGACACAAAGCTATTATTTAAATTTATTAAGCTATAAAAATTGGGCTGAAAAGGGCATGACACCAAACACTCCTGCCATTATGCTACTATACGGCTTAAATGAAGCTTGTAAGCTAATTAATGAGGAGGGTGGTATTGAGCAAACCGCGAAACGCCATGTGGTAATGAGAAATATGGTGCGTGCTGCGATGACTGCATTAAATATTGGATTACTAACAGAGGATGCGTATGCTTCACCAACAGTTACTGCTATTAAAGTGCCTAAAGGTATCGTGCTAGCTGATTTTGTTGCACATTTAAAAGCAAAATACCATCTAGACTTCGCAGGTGGACTTGGCTCATTACAAGGAGAAATCTTCCGCTTTGGCCATATGGGCTACTGTTTCCCAAGCGATGTATTGCAGGCTGTTTCATTAATGGAAGCTGCCCTACAAGATTTCAACTATGATTTCACAGCAGGTGCAGGTATCCTTGCTGCACAAAAGGTATTTTTAGAAAGTACAAAATAA
- a CDS encoding GrpB family protein: MRKTEIVPWTKEWDKLYMIEAEILSRIFEHEIINIFHIGSTSVQAIGYAKPIIDILIVVKNIRNIDRYNDKMLDFEYEAKGENGITGRKYFVKGKKKRTHHVHIFQIGNENINKHLQFKNYLIYHHQEAKKYGDLKIALAKKFPNNTYQYQKGKEAFMNNLVVKALEWEVK; encoded by the coding sequence GTGAGAAAAACAGAAATTGTTCCTTGGACAAAAGAATGGGATAAATTATACATGATAGAAGCTGAAATACTGAGCAGAATCTTTGAGCATGAAATAATAAATATCTTTCATATAGGTAGCACATCTGTACAAGCAATAGGCTATGCAAAACCAATAATAGATATTTTAATTGTAGTTAAAAATATCAGAAATATTGATAGATATAACGATAAAATGCTAGATTTTGAATATGAAGCAAAAGGTGAAAATGGGATAACTGGTAGAAAGTATTTTGTGAAGGGTAAAAAGAAAAGAACGCATCATGTTCATATTTTTCAAATAGGAAATGAGAATATTAACAAGCATTTACAATTTAAAAACTATTTAATTTATCATCATCAAGAAGCAAAAAAATATGGAGATTTAAAGATAGCATTGGCGAAGAAATTTCCGAATAATACATATCAATATCAAAAAGGTAAGGAAGCGTTTATGAATAATCTTGTAGTAAAGGCATTGGAATGGGAAGTGAAATAG
- a CDS encoding LCP family glycopolymer transferase codes for MQKRTKPKMQTWKKVVLYLIVLFIIGAASYGAYTYYSFQKAVEKMQKQDHPNNTEVAVSDKLPHIDPFSVLLLGIDEREHDTGRTDTMIVVTVNPEKKSVKMLSIPRDARVEIVGNNTVEKINHAYARGGIPMSIATVENILNIPIDYYIAVNMEGFLQIIDVLGGVTVNNDIDLSHQQYTFPKGEVTLDGEEALIFTRIRYEDPRGDFGRQLRQKQLIEAIAAKAASPSTLLKLNDIFDVLGDNVQMNFPMNNLYQLQKLYSNLNKDIDQLQFEKGDGQRIDTLWYYLFDEQELMDVSNNLQQHLAVE; via the coding sequence ATGCAAAAACGAACAAAACCTAAAATGCAGACATGGAAAAAGGTTGTATTATATTTAATTGTCCTATTCATCATCGGAGCAGCTAGCTACGGTGCATACACATACTACTCCTTCCAAAAAGCTGTAGAAAAAATGCAAAAGCAGGATCACCCTAATAACACTGAAGTCGCCGTTTCAGATAAGCTTCCTCATATCGACCCATTTTCTGTTCTGCTATTAGGCATCGATGAACGTGAACATGATACAGGTAGAACAGACACTATGATTGTCGTCACCGTAAATCCAGAGAAAAAAAGTGTGAAAATGTTAAGCATTCCACGCGATGCTCGTGTCGAAATTGTTGGCAACAACACTGTTGAAAAAATTAATCACGCTTATGCACGAGGTGGCATTCCGATGTCCATTGCGACAGTAGAAAATATTTTAAATATACCTATTGATTATTATATAGCCGTAAATATGGAAGGGTTTTTACAAATTATTGATGTCTTAGGTGGCGTTACAGTCAATAACGATATCGATTTATCCCATCAACAATACACATTCCCTAAAGGTGAAGTGACACTAGACGGTGAAGAAGCGCTTATTTTCACACGTATTCGCTACGAAGACCCGCGCGGTGATTTTGGCAGACAATTGCGCCAAAAGCAATTAATTGAAGCGATCGCAGCAAAAGCAGCAAGTCCATCTACGTTATTAAAGCTAAACGATATTTTCGATGTGCTAGGCGATAACGTACAAATGAATTTTCCAATGAACAATTTGTATCAATTGCAAAAGCTTTATTCTAATTTAAATAAGGACATCGATCAGCTCCAATTCGAAAAAGGAGATGGTCAACGAATCGACACACTGTGGTACTATCTATTTGATGAGCAAGAATTAATGGATGTTAGCAATAATCTACAGCAACATTTAGCAGTTGAGTAA